The following proteins come from a genomic window of Lolium rigidum isolate FL_2022 chromosome 5, APGP_CSIRO_Lrig_0.1, whole genome shotgun sequence:
- the LOC124657257 gene encoding quinone-oxidoreductase QR1, chloroplastic-like, whose protein sequence is MSSPSSSRTMRAVQYDKYGGGAEGLKHVEVPVPSPKKGELLVRVEAASINPLDWKFQKGVGRPFLPSKFPFTPICELAGEVVELGAGVSGFRPGDKIIAVNFPGSGGPAEYAVVSASNAALRPPEVSAIEGACIPIAAATALMALRTAGVGLDAGDGPAKNVLVTAASGGVGTFAVQLASLAGHHHVTATCGARNLDLVRGLGADEALDYGTSEGTALRGPSGRKHDAVVHCAEGFPWSAFKPALADAGGVVVDLTPRIASVAVAVLHWLCFSKKRLVPLIMSTKKQDMDALLGMVVQGKIRAVVDSRYPLSRAHEGWAKSMSGHATGKIIVDMAVQLAKLAVTATCGARNLALVQGLAEESGVNSSFFF, encoded by the exons ATGTCTTCACCATCTTCTTCAAGGACAATGAGGGCCGTACAGTACGACAAGTACGGCGGAGGAGCCGAGGGCCTCAAGCACGTGGAGGTGCCGGTCCCGTCGCCGAAGAAAGGCGAGCTGCTGGTTCGGGTGGAGGCCGCCAGCATCAACCCGCTGGACTGGAAGTTCCAGAAGGGCGTTGGGCGGCCCTTCCTGCCCAGCAAGTTCCCCTTCACCCCGATCTGCGAGCTCGCCGGTGAGGTAGTGGAGTTGGGCGCTGGGGTGAGCGGCTTCAGGCCAGGCGACAAGATCATCGCCGTCAACTTTCCG GGTAGCGGCGGCCCGGCCGAGTACGCCGTGGTGTCGGCATCGAACGCGGCGTTGAGGCCGCCGGAAGTGTCGGCGATTGAAGGCGCGTGCATTCCTATCGCGGCAGCCACCGCGCTCATGGCGCTCAGGACGGCCGGGGTCGGCCTCGACGCCGGCGACGGCCCCGCCAAGAACGTGCTGGTCACCGCGGCCTCCGGCGGCGTCGGCACATTCGCCGTGCAGCTGGCTAGCCTCGCGGGACACCACCACGTCACGGCTACCTGTGGCGCGCGCAACCTGGACCTCGTTCGGGGCCTCGGCGCCGACGAGGCGCTAGACTATGGCACCTCGGAGGGCACCGCGCTGCGTGGGCCGTCCGGACGGAAGCACGATGCGGTGGTGCACTGCGCGGAGGGGTTCCCATGGTCGGCGTTCAAGCCGGCGCTGGCGGATGCAGGTGGCGTGGTGGTGGACCTCACCCCGCGCATCGCGTCTGTCGCCGTCGCGGTGCTGCACTGGCTGTGCTTCTCCAAGAAGAGGCTGGTGCCGCTGATCATGTCGACGAAGAAGCAGGACATGGACGCACTGCTGGGAATGGTGGTGCAGGGGAAGATCCGGGCGGTGGTCGACTCGCGTTACCCGCTGAGCAGGGCGCACGAGGGCTGGGCCAAGAGCATGAGCGGCCACGCTACCGGTAAGATAATCGTGGACATG GCGGTGCAGCTGGCCAAGCTCGCAGTAACAGCCACCTGCGGCGCGCGCAACCTCGCCTTGGTCCAGGGCCTGGCCGAGGAGTCCGGAGTAAACAGCTCGTTTTTTTTTTAG